A region from the Deltaproteobacteria bacterium genome encodes:
- the mreD gene encoding rod shape-determining protein MreD has translation MALAKLVGIGLALLLGQVLARLILPAEIRPDLILIFALAMGLRGGGIQGLLLAFGAGFVLDALSASPMGLFALLCGTACAATRLFDKALYLRAAGPWATYVGVYVLVNWLLLGSAQRLFAASGASEWSDLLLRAPGTALATAAVAAPLLSVFRRLLSESERDGAWPVLATHGPRGRS, from the coding sequence ATGGCGCTGGCGAAGCTCGTCGGGATCGGGCTCGCCCTGCTGCTCGGCCAGGTTCTCGCGCGTCTGATCCTGCCGGCCGAGATCCGGCCCGACCTGATCCTGATCTTCGCGCTGGCGATGGGGCTGCGCGGGGGCGGGATCCAGGGGCTTCTGCTCGCGTTCGGGGCGGGCTTCGTCCTGGACGCGCTCTCGGCATCGCCGATGGGACTCTTCGCGCTTCTCTGCGGCACGGCCTGCGCGGCGACCCGCCTGTTCGACAAGGCGCTCTACCTGCGCGCGGCCGGGCCGTGGGCGACCTACGTCGGCGTCTACGTGCTGGTGAACTGGCTCCTGCTCGGCTCGGCGCAGCGGCTCTTCGCGGCCTCGGGCGCCTCGGAGTGGTCGGACCTGCTGCTCCGGGCGCCGGGAACGGCGCTGGCCACCGCCGCCGTCGCCGCGCCGCTGCTCTCGGTGTTCCGGCGCCTGCTCAGCGAGTCCGAGCGCGACGGCGCCTGGCCGGTTCTCGCCACCCACGGCCCGCGCGGGCGCTCGTGA